The Pelodiscus sinensis isolate JC-2024 chromosome 6, ASM4963464v1, whole genome shotgun sequence genome has a segment encoding these proteins:
- the TMEM271 gene encoding transmembrane protein 271 produces MKWSVRGACAALSSCLLLACALSAAAVGLKCFSLGSELKGEPFRLGTAAGAFYSGLLLAAGLSLLGSALLCCRPAGEDGAGAGQAGAAPPGGRQNFLLLGALVFMLGVLSAFAGAVIDGDTVSLVERKYSHHCGPAGAGAAPRCQKLRDYQRGLVLSTVFNALECLLGLLSLLLVRNYQAARQRGQRRRQRRRPQRPQPGGRRRGRRGGAAAGGRRAPRRSRGSIFSSEEPELSPAADGPFQAVSYINVGVFHVLDEAGVEVHGGGHPSLELPGYSPMDPELNASYPYCYPLPHEQPPAYEEIYPGEPCANSS; encoded by the coding sequence ATGAAGTGGAGTGTCCGGGGAGCCTGCGCCgcgctctccagctgcctcctgcTCGCCTGCGCGCTCAGCGCCGCCGCCGTGGGCCTCAAGTGCTTCTCGCTGGGCTCGGAGCTCAAGGGGGAGCCCTTCCGCCTGGGCACGGCCGCCGGCGCCTTCTACTcggggctgctgctggccgccGGCCTCTCGCTGCTGGGCTCGgcgctgctctgctgccgcccgGCGGGGGAGGACGGGGCGGGCGCGGGGCAGGCGGGCGCGGCGCCCCCCGGGGGCCGCCAGAACTTCCTGCTGCTGGGCGCGCTGGTCTTCATGCTGGGCGTGCTGAGCGCCTTCGCCGGGGCCGTCATCGACGGCGACACGGTGTCGCTGGTGGAGCGCAAGTACTCGCACCACTGCGGGCCGGCCGGGGCGGGCGCGGCGCCGCGCTGCCAGAAGCTGCGGGACTACCAGCGGGGCCTGGTGCTCTCCACCGTCTTCAACGCGCTCGAGTGCCTGCTGGGCCTGCTCAGCCTGCTGCTGGTGCGCAACTACCAGGCGGCCCGCCAGCGCGGCCAGCGCCGCCGCCAGCGCCGCCGCCcgcagcgcccccagcccggcGGCCGGCGGCGAGGGAGGCGCGGCGGGGCGGCCGCGGGCGGCCGGCGGGCCCCGCGGCGCAGCCGAGGCTCCATCTTCTCCAGCGAGGAGCCCGAGCTGTCCCCGGCCGCCGACGGCCCCTTCCAGGCCGTCTCCTACATCAACGTGGGCGTCTTCCACGTGCTGGACGAGGCGGGCGTGGAGGTGCACGGCGGCGGGCACCCCTCGCTGGAGCTGCCCGGCTACTCGCCCATGGACCCCGAGCTCAACGCCTCCTACCCCTACTGCTACCCGCTGCCCCACGAGCAGCCGCCGGCCTACGAGGAGATCTACCCCGGGGAGCCCTGCGCCAACAGCAGCTAG